Below is a genomic region from Tumebacillus amylolyticus.
CGGAGTCTTGGTCAGCGCCGCACCCGAGTACCCCAGAATGGCCGGCACCGGTACGATCTGCAAGCCCGCTCCAAGACCCAGGCCGCCCAAGGACATCAACGGCCACCACGAGGGCGTATGAAGCACGCTGTCCGGCACACCCGTTACGACGAACGCCGCCATCGGAATCACCCAAAACTTCTGAAGAATGAAGCCGCCGATCAATCGGCCGCGCTTGCCGGGCACAAACACCGGCATCGCCGCCTGGGCTCCATTCAGGCGAACCAGAATTCCTTCGACGAGATGAAGAATCGCCACCAACGCCATCAGATCCGGCACATGCAGTTGCTTCAAGTCATCATAGACGCCCAAGAGCCAGTCCGGCCCGGAGGTAAGCGTCGGCAACGCGTTGAGGACGAGACTGACGAAGGAGAGCAGACCACCTGCGTAGGCGAAGCAGGTGTAGCGCACATTGACCAACGCCAGCACCAAAGCCACCACCCACACATACGCCATATCTCCCGGTGACAGCACGACGCCGATCACCGTCATCAGCACGGTGGCAAGCAACCCCCCGCCGGCCCCGTAGAGGAACGAACGAAGCACTTGATCGGTCAACGACGAGCACCGCACACCAAACATCCGACGCTCCATGGAGTTCTGCCGTCGATATTGCAACCCGACCAGCAGGAGAGCCACATAGAAGAGAGGATGCGCCAAGACTTGGGCAAGCCCGTTGAGGATCTCGGTCAAGAAAGACAGCTCGGTCATTCGCACTCCTCCTTATCTTATAAAAAAGAAAAGTACCCGTGGAACCTGTGCTGGTTCGCCGGGTACTTACTTCGACACAATCCGCCTGCAATCCTTCCTATGGTAACATTTTACGGAGGACCTGCTTGGCTTTGTCGAGCTGTGTATCGTTGTCTTGAATTTTCTTTTGCAGAAGTTCGATCATCTTGGAAGTGGTCTTGCCTTTGATCACACCGTCCGCGTCGAGGTTCTGGACTTTCTGGAACGCCACGACCGCTTGCTTGGTCTTGTCGTCAAAGAATCCGTCCTTGCGGCCCGGTTGGTAGCCCAGTGCTTCGAGCATGGTTTGCGCCGTTTTCACTTCGTTGGAGAACGTGTCCGGCTTGATTTCTTTCTCCGGGTCGAGGTACGGGAGGTCGGCGTATTCCGGGAGGTCGACCTTGTAGTCCGGCTCGATGCCTTTTTTGTGAATCCAGTTGCCGTCCGGGGTCAGCCATTTCGCCATCGTGTACTTGATGTTCGAACCGTCGTCATAGGACTTCGTGGTTTGCACGGTGCCTTTGCCGAACGTCTTGGTCCCGACCAGCGGGTAGTTGCCCGATTCTTTGAGCGCTCCGGCGAGAATTTCGGCAGCCGAAGCCGAACCGCCGTCGACCAAGACCACAATCGGGAAATCGGACTTGCCGTGCTTGGAGCGGTAGACTTCCTTTTGACCGGAGCGGTCTTCTACTTGCAGGATCAATTTCTGATCCGGTATCAGTTGGTTTGCGATCTCGACACAAACGTCGAGCAAGCCGCCCGGGTTCTGGCGCATGTCGAGGATCAGGCCTTTCATGCCTTTGCCTTTGAGATCGGTCAGCGACTTGGTGAACTCGTCGGCGGTGGTTTCCGCAAACTTGCTCATCGTGATCCGTGCCATGCCGTCGTCGAGCATTTCGCCCTTGACCGTTTCCACCGGAATCGTGTCGCGCACGACGGAGATGTTCAACTGGCCGGTTTCACCGGGGCGCTCGATGACGAGCTCGGCTTTGGAGCCTTTTTTGCCACGGATGTAGGTGACAGCTTCCGTGACTTTCAACCCGTTCAAGCTCTTGCCGTCCACGGAGACGATGCGGTCGTTCGGCTTGATGCCGGCTTTCTCGGCCGGCGCGCCCTTGATCGGCACGTCGACGACGATCTTGCCGTCCTCTTCTTTGATCTCCGCGCCGATGCCTTCGAAGGAAGACGAGATGTTCTCGTGAAAATCTTCCGCTTCCGTCGGGCTCATATACGTGGAATAGGGGTCGTCCAACGATTT
It encodes:
- a CDS encoding PDZ domain-containing protein; translated protein: MTELSFLTEILNGLAQVLAHPLFYVALLLVGLQYRRQNSMERRMFGVRCSSLTDQVLRSFLYGAGGGLLATVLMTVIGVVLSPGDMAYVWVVALVLALVNVRYTCFAYAGGLLSFVSLVLNALPTLTSGPDWLLGVYDDLKQLHVPDLMALVAILHLVEGILVRLNGAQAAMPVFVPGKRGRLIGGFILQKFWVIPMAAFVVTGVPDSVLHTPSWWPLMSLGGLGLGAGLQIVPVPAILGYSGAALTKTPQQTSTHTARWLVAYSIVLLCLAIGSSYFSPLAWVAALFCPIAHELLILWEMRGEQSGHPIYVKPLQGLKILSILPKSPALEMGLLPGETILKVNGTPVNTPYDLHFALNQNPAYAKLELLTPEGEVRFANTAIYTGDHHMLGVILVPDDNARQFVRLGTASPWAWLWEKLGGGRKRAHATYHEQS
- a CDS encoding S41 family peptidase, coding for MYIKGRYMIIGLVTALVLSSGLTVVGLNASGHLVKSGDVASPAVKDAEFNKLVDTYTTLKNGYYQDVKDDTLLNGAIDGMVKSLDDPYSTYMSPTEAEDFHENISSSFEGIGAEIKEEDGKIVVDVPIKGAPAEKAGIKPNDRIVSVDGKSLNGLKVTEAVTYIRGKKGSKAELVIERPGETGQLNISVVRDTIPVETVKGEMLDDGMARITMSKFAETTADEFTKSLTDLKGKGMKGLILDMRQNPGGLLDVCVEIANQLIPDQKLILQVEDRSGQKEVYRSKHGKSDFPIVVLVDGGSASAAEILAGALKESGNYPLVGTKTFGKGTVQTTKSYDDGSNIKYTMAKWLTPDGNWIHKKGIEPDYKVDLPEYADLPYLDPEKEIKPDTFSNEVKTAQTMLEALGYQPGRKDGFFDDKTKQAVVAFQKVQNLDADGVIKGKTTSKMIELLQKKIQDNDTQLDKAKQVLRKMLP